In Carassius carassius chromosome 46, fCarCar2.1, whole genome shotgun sequence, the following proteins share a genomic window:
- the LOC132129190 gene encoding rho-related GTP-binding protein Rho6-like, whose amino-acid sequence MKERRISQPLVMRCKLVLVGEVQSGKTAMLQVLAKDCYPETYVPTVFENYTAGLELEEQRVELSLWDTSGSPYYDNVRPLCYSDADAVLLCFDISRPETVESSLKKWKAEIMDFCPSTRIILVGCKTDLRTDVCTLMELSNQRLTPISHEQGTLLAKQVGAEVYLECSAFTSEKSIHSVFRSAALTCLNKLQPPIKQSPSLRLSKRLLHLPSKAELLTSSFSKERTKSCSIM is encoded by the exons ATGAAGGAGAGAAGAATCAGCCAGCCTTTGGTCATGCGTTGTAAACTGGTTTTAGTAGGAGAAGTGCAAAGCGGGAAAACCGCAATGCTGCAAGTGTTGGCCAAAGACTGTTATCCTGAG ACATACGTCCCAACTGTGTTTGAGAACTACACAGCTGGACTGGAATTAGAGGAGCAGCGCGTGGAGCTCAGTTTATGGGACACATCAG GTTCACCGTATTATGATAATGTCAGGCCTCTCTGCTACAGTGATGCAGATGCTGTTCTGCTCTGCTTTGATATAAGTCGCCCTGAGACCGTCGAAAGCTCTCTGAAAAAG TGGAAAGCCGAGATCATGGATTTCTGCCCCAGTACTCGAATAATCCTAGTCGGCTGCAAGACAGACCTGCGAACAGATGTTTGCACACTGATGGAGCTGTCCAATCAGAGACTGACGCCCATCTCCCATGAGCAG GGCACCTTGCTGGCAAAGCAGGTGGGAGCAGAAGTGTACCTAGAGTGCTCTGCATTCACATCGGAGAAAAGCATCCACAGCGTGTTCCGCTCAGCGGCACTAACATGCCTCAACAAACTGCAGCCCCCCATAAAGCAAAGCCCCAGTCTCCGGCTTTCCAAACGCCTCCTTCACCTGCCCAGCAAAGCAGAGCTCCTGACCTCCTCCTTCAGCAAGGAGAGAACCAAGAGCTGTTCCATCATGTGA